The segment ATGGCAGTAAATACTTGCTCAAAGTCATCGATTGGTACCGCACGATTTTTTATGCCATAAGGATCATTGACATAGATTGATTGATCATAGTAGCCAGTTACAACACAGGCATGGACTAATGGCGTGACTTGTACTTCACCGTTTGCAGTCGTCCAAGTCATGAAATCATTTTCTGTCGGCACTTGAAAATCGATCGTGACAGAAGCCCATACAGGTTTTTCTTCTTTTAGTGCATTTTTGATGTCAGTCAAGCTTGCATCCGTTTGCGGTTTGGTATGATAAGCGGTTTGCAGGATTTCTTGGGCTAACGTAGCGATTGGTGGAACATAGACACCCATTGCCCAGTCACCGCCCCAAATCTCACCAACGAACCCTTCATTTGGATCGCCATGAGTGCCATCAGCATTGAAAACGGGGACATAATTTAATTGTTCGGCTAATTGATTCTTGGTAGTTTCGTAGCCATAGAAGCGCAACAACATCGATAAGGCGGTTACTTCACAGCCATTCTCTAGTGCAGGTTCATCGAATTGATTTTCAAGAGGTACGTCGAGTAGTACTTGTTTTTCTTCGGTTTTGATTGTCTGCTCTATGTTTTCCTCCGTTATTGATTTTTTATCTTCTAATTGTTTATTTGTAAAGTAAAAGACGCCTGAAATCAACACTAGCACTGCCCCGCCTAGTAGTAATCGTTTTTTACTTTTTTGTTTTGACATGAAAGACTCCCCCAAACTTCTTTCTATTATAATTGTTTTTCTAAAAAAAACTACATGAATCTGCCTGATCAAATGTAAAAAACAAGGAAAAACAGTCCAAAAAACGATTTTTTTATTATGTTTAGCTGTTAAAATTTGTGAAAACGAAAACAGTACGCTATAATGCGGATAGATCAAATAAGAGTTTGATCAAATCACCACTAACGAAACACACAGATAAAACGAAATGATTTTCTGTGGCAAACTGTTTGAGTAGTTTAGGAGGATTTTGATGACGGAAGAAATGATTAATTTAGGAGAACAATATTCATGTA is part of the Enterococcus mundtii genome and harbors:
- a CDS encoding C39 family peptidase, encoding MSKQKSKKRLLLGGAVLVLISGVFYFTNKQLEDKKSITEENIEQTIKTEEKQVLLDVPLENQFDEPALENGCEVTALSMLLRFYGYETTKNQLAEQLNYVPVFNADGTHGDPNEGFVGEIWGGDWAMGVYVPPIATLAQEILQTAYHTKPQTDASLTDIKNALKEEKPVWASVTIDFQVPTENDFMTWTTANGEVQVTPLVHACVVTGYYDQSIYVNDPYGIKNRAVPIDDFEQVFTAMGGQMLTLEKN